One region of Juglans regia cultivar Chandler chromosome 4, Walnut 2.0, whole genome shotgun sequence genomic DNA includes:
- the LOC108990027 gene encoding protein LURP-one-related 10-like, whose product MAQPIPAPAPAPAPTAAQFANPLPIIGTQYCEPYPVDLSVVRKDKFMSPGNFVVTATNESKNTVIFTAKRNLMTLDLDQRVLLDAAGKPIVTLRQKRMIMTSQQRWNVYRGESKEPRDLIFTVKRSVSMFQRKAKVHVFLANNTKEEVCDFMVQGSRAEKSCVVYTGDHTNIVAQMHKEITLRCSVLTGKDKYSVTVHPNVDHAFIVALIVILDDMNRPS is encoded by the exons atgGCTCAGCCAATTCCAGCTCCAGCTCCAGCTCCAGCTCCAACTGCCGCACAGTTTGCCAACCCTCTTCCCATCATCGGTACTCAGTACTGTGAACCTTACCCCGTTGATCTTTCGGTTGTCAGAAAAGACAAGTTCATGTCCCCTGGTAACTTTGTTGTCACAGCCACCAACGAATCCAAGAACACCGTCATTTTCACAGCGAAAAGAAATTTAATGACCCTTGATCTTGATCAGCGTGTTCTGCTTGATGCTGCTGGAAAGCCTATTGTCACTCTTCGACAGAAG AGAATGATCATGACTTCACAACAAAGATGGAATGTGTACAGGGGCGAAAGCAAAGAGCCCAGGGATCTGATTTTTACTGTTAAGCGATCAGTTTCAATGTTTCAACGGAAGGCTAAGGTACATGTGTTCTTGGCAAATAACACAAAAGAAGAGGTATGCGACTTCATGGTTCAAGGGAGTAGGGCTGAAAAGTCTTGCGTCGTTTATACCGGAGATCATACCAATATAGTTGCCCAG ATGCATAAGGAGATCACCCTTCGATGCAGTGTTCTGACCGGGAAAGACAAGTACTCGGTAACTGTTCATCCTAACGTTGATCATGCATTCATAGTCGCGCTTATTGTGATTCTAGACGACATGAACAGACCATCATGA